In Flavobacterium sp. N3904, one DNA window encodes the following:
- a CDS encoding DDE-type integrase/transposase/recombinase yields MPFSATRVSWDTNVKHYVRNGLIDNLPNTLKAQIPKTNRYRWKREADNKYKGCEVAHFIKEELELIKRTGESRNAKKVMETYFKLSDTYHKITSSVKGSKKQVALQKEKIVNAIEKAKEFVPIATALKIFNISRATYHNYKTIVINKCDASYFLWCIKQYPHQLLKKEIFQIKNYMENKTYSHWSKASVYLLALRNKEISFCLTTFYKYAKLLGYAKPRHLQPKIKYSSFKSLRPNEIWCADVTILKTSDGKKQHIHFLMDHYSKMILGYSVEKSSSPKAIKKLLQEAYLKYKNKDPITLVTDGGVENLNKTVQNFLRTTDPDIKHLIAQKDIPFSNSKIEAFNKIIKHQFLLPRNLEDRKQLINALAEDVPTYNTIRPQYSLQGNTPAETFSGKPLDISHYKSHFDNQRKLRVTQNLKNKCTGCK; encoded by the coding sequence ATGCCTTTTTCCGCTACCCGAGTTTCATGGGACACCAATGTAAAACACTACGTCCGTAACGGATTAATTGACAACTTACCCAATACTTTAAAAGCTCAAATTCCTAAAACAAATCGATATCGATGGAAACGGGAAGCTGATAACAAATATAAAGGCTGCGAAGTTGCCCATTTTATAAAAGAAGAGTTGGAATTGATAAAAAGAACGGGAGAATCTAGAAATGCAAAAAAGGTTATGGAAACCTATTTTAAACTATCAGATACCTATCACAAAATCACGAGCAGTGTCAAAGGCTCTAAAAAGCAAGTGGCGTTACAAAAAGAAAAAATAGTCAATGCCATCGAAAAGGCAAAAGAGTTTGTGCCTATTGCAACAGCGTTAAAGATTTTCAATATTTCGAGAGCCACTTATCATAATTACAAAACAATTGTCATTAACAAATGTGATGCTTCTTATTTTTTATGGTGTATCAAACAATATCCACACCAATTATTAAAAAAGGAAATTTTCCAAATCAAAAACTATATGGAAAACAAAACGTATTCACATTGGTCAAAAGCTTCCGTTTATTTATTGGCATTACGAAATAAAGAAATTTCCTTTTGTCTGACCACTTTTTACAAATATGCCAAACTTTTAGGGTATGCCAAACCAAGGCACTTGCAACCTAAAATAAAATATTCCTCGTTTAAAAGTTTGAGACCTAATGAAATATGGTGTGCCGATGTGACAATATTAAAAACATCTGACGGTAAAAAACAGCACATTCATTTCCTGATGGACCATTATTCCAAGATGATTTTGGGTTACAGCGTTGAAAAGAGCTCCAGCCCAAAAGCCATTAAAAAGCTATTGCAAGAAGCTTATTTAAAATACAAAAACAAAGACCCTATCACTCTTGTAACTGATGGTGGAGTAGAGAATTTAAACAAAACGGTTCAAAATTTTTTACGCACTACCGATCCAGATATAAAGCACCTTATTGCTCAAAAAGATATTCCTTTCTCCAATTCTAAAATAGAAGCCTTTAACAAAATTATCAAACACCAGTTTTTATTACCTCGTAATTTAGAAGATAGAAAGCAACTTATAAATGCTTTAGCGGAAGATGTTCCTACTTACAATACAATCCGTCCACAATATTCCTTGCAGGGTAATACCCCAGCTGAAACATTCTCGGGAAAACCTTTGGATATAAGCCATTACAAATCCCATTTTGATAACCAAAGGAAATTGAGAGTAACCCAAAATCTAAAAAATAAATGCACAGGATGCAAATAA